Proteins encoded within one genomic window of Arachis ipaensis cultivar K30076 chromosome B08, Araip1.1, whole genome shotgun sequence:
- the LOC107612866 gene encoding polyadenylate-binding protein-interacting protein 3 isoform X3 gives MNLQQAGQPKSSNGYGRRKSEREGATKSENKIPSGKLNSARLASTGAVTGCKGGGYESPSHDRLVYVTTCLIGHQVEVQVKNGSMYSGIFHATNADNDFGIVLKMARLIKDGSLKGQKSSAEPVSKAPSKILIIPAKELVQVIAKGVAVTRDGLPSELHHDMHQEIMVDSLISHSRHVELGRELKPWVPDEDVPQCPELENTFDGPWNRGWDQFETNEALFGVKSTFNEELYTTKLEKGPRTRELEKQALRIAREIEGEETQDLHLAEERGLHFHENFDIDEETRFSSVARGKGVDDSGYDENEDILSDSLNSETFGGILGSVGKGPGEITGGKGNDGALANSSSLDLPQSSQSSTGVDLSRSGSYDHAKQLASELPTKIYSSSDEENRIQDHLASDLHRSSGNNKEENQKQSEDVQLSKSEDLHASLHSKKDGSDKGVLSSNVTSYTASSHVPSKTHEKTGSPGDLTQRSLAGKINGEAKFVSPRGTSSASDSVGGVAASSGLGLSPSSSVGSLSSEKSTLNPNAKEFKLNPNAKSFVPSQTPVRPPTPVSDGSFYFPPNVSTVPNMPGMPMSIGVGPTFTGPQHMIYNPQVAQMPSQPYFHPNGPQYGQLIGHPRQVLYMPSYLPPEMPYKGRDY, from the exons ATGAATTTGCAACAAGCTGGGCAGCCTAAATCTTCTAATGGATATGGGCGTCGAAAATCTGAAAGAGAAGGGGCAACAAAGTCAGAGAATAAAATCCCATCTGGAAAATTAAATTCCGCCAGATTAGCAAGTACAG GTGCTGTGACTGGCTGTAAAGGTGGTGGCTATGAGAGTCCTTCACATGATCGTCTAGTATATGTAACAACATGTCTTATTGGGCACCAGGTGGAAGTTCAGGTGAAAAATGGGTCAATGTACTCTGGAATATTTCATGCAACAAACGCTGACAATGATTTTG gaattgttttgaaaatggctCGCTTAATTAAGGATGGTTCTTTAAAAGGGCAGAAGTCTAGTGCCGAACCTGTCAGCAAGGCTCCTTCTAAGATCTTAATTATACCTGCCAAAGAACTTGTACAAGTTATAGCAAAG GGTGTTGCCGTTACTAGGGATGGCCTACCTAGTGAATTGCACCATGATATGCATCAGGAAATCATGGTAGATTCGTTAATATCTCATTCTCGACATGTTGAGTTAGGGAGAGAATTGAAACCCTGGGTACCTGATGAAGATGTTCCACAATGCCCAGAACTGGAAAATACCTTTGATGGTCCTTGGAATAG GGGATGGGATCAGTTTGAAACAAATGAGGCCTTGTTTGGTGTAAAAAGCACATTCAATGAGGAACTATATACAACAAAGCTTGAAAAGGGGCCTCGGACAAGAGAACTGGAAAAACAAGCCTTAAGAATAGCAAGAGAAATTGAGGGTGAGGAAACCCAAGATCTGCATCTTGCGGAG GAAAGAGGACTTCACTTTCATGAAAACTTTGATATTGATGAAGAAACTAGATTCTCTTCAGTCGCTAGGGGTAAAGGTGTTGATGATAGCGGATATGATGAAAATGAGGACATACTGTCTGATTCACTCAATTCTGAAACCTTTGGTGGTATACTTGGCTCAGTAGGTAAGGGACCTGGTGAAATAACTGGTGGAAAAGGGAATGATGGAGCACTAGCAAATTCGTCCTCTTTG GATCTTCCACAGTCATCTCAATCAAGCACTGGTGTGGATTTAAGCCGCTCTGGTTCTTATGATCATGCCAAGCAATTGGCATCGGAACTCCCTACTAAAATCTACTCATCTTCAGACGAGGAAAACAg GATTCAGGATCATTTGGCCAGTGATCTACATAGATCCAGTGGTAATAACAAGGAAGAAAATCAGAAA CAATCTGAGGATGTTCAACTGTCAAAATCTGAAG ATTTACATGCATCACTCCACTCAAAGAAAGATGGCTCTGATAAAGGGGTATTATCTTCTAATGTCACCTCTTATACCGCTTCATCTCATGTTCCATCAAAGACTCACGAAAAGACTGGCTCACCTGGGGATTTGACTCAGCGTTCACTTGCTGGAAAAATTAATGGGGAAGCAAAGTTTGTAAGTCCACGTGGGACATCATCTGCTTCAGATTCTGTGGGAGGTGTGGCAGCATCCTCTGGTCTTGGTTTGTCTCCAAGTTCATCTGTTGGTTCATTGTCTTCTGAAAAATCAACTCTTAATCCCAATGCCAAG GAATTCAAGCTCAATCCTAATGCAAAGAGTTTTGTTCCCTCTCAAACACCTGTTCGGCCTCCTACCCCCGTGTCCGATGGTTCCTTTTATTTTCCACCCAATGTATCTACTGTACCAAATATGCCAGGCATGCCCATGAGTATTGGA GTTGGACCTACTTTTACTGGGCCACAACACATGATATATAATCCGCAGGTAGCGCAAATGCCATCTCAACCATATTTTCATCCAAATGGCCCACAG TATGGTCAGCTTATTGGTCATCCTAGGCAGGTTTTATACATGCCGAGTTACCTACCTCCT GAAATGCCATACAAGGGACGAGATTATTGA
- the LOC107612867 gene encoding endochitinase PR4 yields MKMGNKLPLILVAMALVMIASVSAQNCGCASGLCCSKYGYCGTGDAYCGDGCQEGPCYSSPSTPSTPSSGSGGVNVADVVTQDFFNSIINQASANCEGKNFYTRDAFLSALNSYSTFGQLSSTDDSKREIAAAFAHFTHETGYFCYINEQNGASHNYCDSSYTQYPCNPNKQYFGRGPLQLTWNYNYGAAGNANNFDGLNAPETVGNDAVVSFKAALWFWINNVRSVESQGFGATIRAINSGECNGGNTSEMNDRVNLYKQYCQDFGVAPGDNLTC; encoded by the exons ATGAAAATGGGAAACAAGTTACCATTGATACTTGTGGCCATGGCACTTGTCATGATTGCGAGTGTTAGTGCTCAAAATTGTGGATGTGCATCGGGTTTGTGTTGTAGCAAGTACGGATACTGTGGCACCGGCGACGCTTATTGCGGCGACGGATGCCAAGAGGGTCCTTGCTACAGCTCACCAAGCACTCCGAGCACTCCTAGCTCCGGCAGCGGTGGTGTTAACGTGGCCGACGTAGTCACACAAGATTTCTTCAATTCTATAATCAACCAAGCTTCTGCTAATTGTGAAGGCAAAAATTTCTACACTCGCGACGCTTTTCTTAGCGCTCTCAACTCCTACAGTACTTTTGGTCAGCTTAGCTCAACCGACGACTCTAAGCGCGAAATTGCAGCTGCCTTTGCTCATTTTACACACGAAACTGGCT ATTTTTGCTATATTAATGAGCAAAATGGTGCATCACACAACTATTGTGACTCAAGCTACACACAATATCCATGCAACCCTAACAAGCAATACTTTGGTCGTGGACCTCTCCAACTAACATGGAACTACAACTACGGAGCGGCCGGAAACGCGAACAATTTCGACGGATTGAATGCGCCGGAGACGGTGGGGAATGATGCCGTGGTGTCATTCAAGGCGGCGTTGTGGTTTTGGATAAACAATGTAAGGTCAGTTGAGAGCCAGGGGTTTGGTGCAACCATTAGGGCCATTAATAGTGGTGAATGCAATGGTGGTAACACTTCGGAGATGAACGATCGTGTGAACCTATACAAACAATACTGTCAAGATTTCGGTGTTGCTCCTGGTGATAATCTTACTTGTTAA
- the LOC107613794 gene encoding nuclear transcription factor Y subunit A-8 isoform X2, with amino-acid sequence MKCMCEKDSALCSVHATPAYVLGCSSSWGNSPESDVVQQSSMSDKLNLNMGVVLPQQCHKSRPLNLQFQEQDSSSTLSTNQSGQISIQHSNSSACSSSLSRNMEKTAGNQISSSMGILDFSFPPSELDRGQSTAPIAFHCAYPCYGGILAAAYGQHSKVIGSEAVRIPLPLDLREEPIYVNSKQYHAILRRRQYRAKLEAHNKLIRDRKYCSTALSSRVSPSTCTEES; translated from the exons ATGAAGTGTATGTGTGAAAAAGACTCTGCTCTATGTTCTGTTCATGCAACACCAGCCTATGTTCTTGGATGCTCATCATCATGGGGTAATTCTCCTGAATCTGATGTTGTCCAACAATCATCCATGTCTGATAAATTGAACTTAAACATGGGTGTTGTTCTGCCACAACAATGTCACAAGAGTAGGCCACTAAATCTCCAATTTCAAGAGCAGGATTCATCTTCAACTCTTTCCACCAATCAATCTG GTCAAATTTCTATCCAGCATAGCAATTCTTCAGCTTGTTCATCATCACTTAGCAGAAATATGGAGAAGACTGCTGGAAATCAAATCAGTTCTTCAATGGGGATTCTTGATTTTTCCTTCCCTCCTTCGGAACTCGATCGCGGCCAATCAACT GCTCCAATTGCATTTCATTGTGCATATCCATGCTATGGTGGCATACTAGCTGCTGCATATGGCCAACACTCTAAG GTAATTGGAAGTGAAGCAGTTCGGATTCCTCTGCCACTTGATCTGAGAGAagaacctatatatgtgaattcAAAGCAGTATCATGCTATATTGAGACGTAGACAGTACCGAGCTAAACTCGAAGCACATAACAAACTCATCAGAGATCGCAAA TATTGTTCTACAGCCTTATCTTCACGAGTCTCGCCATCTACATGCACTGAAGAGAGCTAG
- the LOC107612866 gene encoding polyadenylate-binding protein-interacting protein 3 isoform X2: MNLQQAGQPKSSNGYGRRKSEREGATKSENKIPSGKLNSARLASTGAVTGCKGGGYESPSHDRLVYVTTCLIGHQVEVQVKNGSMYSGIFHATNADNDFGIVLKMARLIKDGSLKGQKSSAEPVSKAPSKILIIPAKELVQVIAKGVAVTRDGLPSELHHDMHQEIMVDSLISHSRHVELGRELKPWVPDEDVPQCPELENTFDGPWNRGWDQFETNEALFGVKSTFNEELYTTKLEKGPRTRELEKQALRIAREIEGEETQDLHLAEERGLHFHENFDIDEETRFSSVARGKGVDDSGYDENEDILSDSLNSETFGGILGSVGKGPGEITGGKGNDGALANSSSLDLPQSSQSSTGVDLSRSGSYDHAKQLASELPTKIYSSSDEENRIQDHLASDLHRSSGNNKEENQKQSEDVQLSKSEGADLHASLHSKKDGSDKGVLSSNVTSYTASSHVPSKTHEKTGSPGDLTQRSLAGKINGEAKFVSPRGTSSASDSVGGVAASSGLGLSPSSSVGSLSSEKSTLNPNAKEFKLNPNAKSFVPSQTPVRPPTPVSDGSFYFPPNVSTVPNMPGMPMSIGVGPTFTGPQHMIYNPQVAQMPSQPYFHPNGPQYGQLIGHPRQVLYMPSYLPPEMPYKGRDY, encoded by the exons ATGAATTTGCAACAAGCTGGGCAGCCTAAATCTTCTAATGGATATGGGCGTCGAAAATCTGAAAGAGAAGGGGCAACAAAGTCAGAGAATAAAATCCCATCTGGAAAATTAAATTCCGCCAGATTAGCAAGTACAG GTGCTGTGACTGGCTGTAAAGGTGGTGGCTATGAGAGTCCTTCACATGATCGTCTAGTATATGTAACAACATGTCTTATTGGGCACCAGGTGGAAGTTCAGGTGAAAAATGGGTCAATGTACTCTGGAATATTTCATGCAACAAACGCTGACAATGATTTTG gaattgttttgaaaatggctCGCTTAATTAAGGATGGTTCTTTAAAAGGGCAGAAGTCTAGTGCCGAACCTGTCAGCAAGGCTCCTTCTAAGATCTTAATTATACCTGCCAAAGAACTTGTACAAGTTATAGCAAAG GGTGTTGCCGTTACTAGGGATGGCCTACCTAGTGAATTGCACCATGATATGCATCAGGAAATCATGGTAGATTCGTTAATATCTCATTCTCGACATGTTGAGTTAGGGAGAGAATTGAAACCCTGGGTACCTGATGAAGATGTTCCACAATGCCCAGAACTGGAAAATACCTTTGATGGTCCTTGGAATAG GGGATGGGATCAGTTTGAAACAAATGAGGCCTTGTTTGGTGTAAAAAGCACATTCAATGAGGAACTATATACAACAAAGCTTGAAAAGGGGCCTCGGACAAGAGAACTGGAAAAACAAGCCTTAAGAATAGCAAGAGAAATTGAGGGTGAGGAAACCCAAGATCTGCATCTTGCGGAG GAAAGAGGACTTCACTTTCATGAAAACTTTGATATTGATGAAGAAACTAGATTCTCTTCAGTCGCTAGGGGTAAAGGTGTTGATGATAGCGGATATGATGAAAATGAGGACATACTGTCTGATTCACTCAATTCTGAAACCTTTGGTGGTATACTTGGCTCAGTAGGTAAGGGACCTGGTGAAATAACTGGTGGAAAAGGGAATGATGGAGCACTAGCAAATTCGTCCTCTTTG GATCTTCCACAGTCATCTCAATCAAGCACTGGTGTGGATTTAAGCCGCTCTGGTTCTTATGATCATGCCAAGCAATTGGCATCGGAACTCCCTACTAAAATCTACTCATCTTCAGACGAGGAAAACAg GATTCAGGATCATTTGGCCAGTGATCTACATAGATCCAGTGGTAATAACAAGGAAGAAAATCAGAAA CAATCTGAGGATGTTCAACTGTCAAAATCTGAAG GTGCAGATTTACATGCATCACTCCACTCAAAGAAAGATGGCTCTGATAAAGGGGTATTATCTTCTAATGTCACCTCTTATACCGCTTCATCTCATGTTCCATCAAAGACTCACGAAAAGACTGGCTCACCTGGGGATTTGACTCAGCGTTCACTTGCTGGAAAAATTAATGGGGAAGCAAAGTTTGTAAGTCCACGTGGGACATCATCTGCTTCAGATTCTGTGGGAGGTGTGGCAGCATCCTCTGGTCTTGGTTTGTCTCCAAGTTCATCTGTTGGTTCATTGTCTTCTGAAAAATCAACTCTTAATCCCAATGCCAAG GAATTCAAGCTCAATCCTAATGCAAAGAGTTTTGTTCCCTCTCAAACACCTGTTCGGCCTCCTACCCCCGTGTCCGATGGTTCCTTTTATTTTCCACCCAATGTATCTACTGTACCAAATATGCCAGGCATGCCCATGAGTATTGGA GTTGGACCTACTTTTACTGGGCCACAACACATGATATATAATCCGCAGGTAGCGCAAATGCCATCTCAACCATATTTTCATCCAAATGGCCCACAG TATGGTCAGCTTATTGGTCATCCTAGGCAGGTTTTATACATGCCGAGTTACCTACCTCCT GAAATGCCATACAAGGGACGAGATTATTGA
- the LOC107610276 gene encoding uncharacterized protein LOC107610276 → MESEESFLVLVHHSGKIKKSKRHGVKFTDRKPLSIFVRSSDTLLDLKSSILQKLAVGGTKWVKKLFYKIPIAVVSTGVQYKTFVLRTDEDMRVLFHCRRSFPEVRIHELFAKLEHGIDSCGTSAPNPQSTTMGGASTSMPVVAPECLLEYRPAGPVGAFTSTHPSADVEHEGEPDRVENAMQEDDSDEEPVDIGGDSDDEIPTNPGTCQSPSSAGTHEQPAHYSTLDLGAISQPTDPAPTFGGRGLHEENFVAEFQVGQSFHSKEEAVLTVKDYSIRRGVEYRVMESDHLKYHGRCKEFGKGCTWMIRISLRAWKGTWEVRRYNGPHTCLATSISNDHRQLDYHVICAKIFSMVRANAAVSIKVLQEATEGTYGFKPSYRKTWLAK, encoded by the coding sequence ATGGAGAGTGAAGAGAGCTTTTTGGTGTTAGTGCATCAttctggaaaaataaaaaagagtaagAGGCATGGTGTGAAGTTTACAGACAGAAAACCGCTGAGTATTTTTGTCAGGTCGTCTGATACACTGTTGGATCTGAAGAGCAGTATACTGCAGAAGTTGGCCGTAGGTGGCACAAAGTGGGTGAAGAAGCTGTTCTACAAGATACCTATTGCGGTTGTGTCAACCGGCGTGCAATATAAAACGTTCGTGTTACGAACAGATGAAGATATGCGGGTGTTGTTTCATTGTCGTCGGAGTTTTCCAGAAGTGAGGATACATGAGTTGTTTGCGAAGCTGGAACATGGGATCGATAGTTGTGGTACATCCGCTCCAAACCCCCAGTCCACCACGATGGGTGGTGCCTCCACCTCGATGCCCGTCGTTGCACCTGAGTGTTTGTTGGAGTATCGGCCAGCCGGTCCAGTTGGGGCATTCACCTCAACTCATCCATCTGCAGATGTAGAACATGAGGGGGAACCGGATCGGGTGGAAAATGCTATGCAAGAGGATGACTCCGATGAAGAGCCTGTTGACATTGGAGGGGACAGCGATGATGAAATTCCGACAAATCCAGGAACATGTCAATCACCGTCAAGTGCCGGCACACATGAGCAACCTGCACATTATTCTACCCTAGATCTGGGAGCCATCAGCCAACCAACAGATCCAGCACCAACCTTTGGGGGTCGAGGCTTGCACGAGGAAAATTTTGTAGCTGAATTTCAAGTTGGCCAATCTTTCCATAGTAAGGAGGAAGCTGTGCTTACTGTAAAGGATTACAGCATTCGGCGCGGTGTTGAGTATAGAGTGATGGAGTCAGATCATCTTAAGTACCATGGGAGATGCAAGGAGTTTGGGAAGGGTTGCACATGGATGATTCGCATCAGCCTTCGAGCATGGAAGGGAACCTGGGAGGTTCGGCGGTACAACGGACCACACACATGTTTGGCTACATCGATATCCAACGACCACCGACAACTAGATTATCACGTGATCTGTGCCAAGATCTTTTCTATGGTTCGCGCCAATGCGGCGGTGTCGATAAAGGTGTTGCAAGAAGCTACCGAAGGAACGTACGGGTTCAAGCCAAGTTACAGGAAGACGTGGTTGGCAAAATAG
- the LOC107612866 gene encoding polyadenylate-binding protein-interacting protein 3 isoform X1 — translation MNLQQAGQPKSSNGYGRRKSEREGATKSENKIPSGKLNSARLASTGAVTGCKGGGYESPSHDRLVYVTTCLIGHQVEVQVKNGSMYSGIFHATNADNDFGIVLKMARLIKDGSLKGQKSSAEPVSKAPSKILIIPAKELVQVIAKGVAVTRDGLPSELHHDMHQEIMVDSLISHSRHVELGRELKPWVPDEDVPQCPELENTFDGPWNRGWDQFETNEALFGVKSTFNEELYTTKLEKGPRTRELEKQALRIAREIEGEETQDLHLAEERGLHFHENFDIDEETRFSSVARGKGVDDSGYDENEDILSDSLNSETFGGILGSVGKGPGEITGGKGNDGALANSSSLDLPQSSQSSTGVDLSRSGSYDHAKQLASELPTKIYSSSDEENRIQDHLASDLHRSSGNNKEENQKQSEDVQLSKSEAISGADLHASLHSKKDGSDKGVLSSNVTSYTASSHVPSKTHEKTGSPGDLTQRSLAGKINGEAKFVSPRGTSSASDSVGGVAASSGLGLSPSSSVGSLSSEKSTLNPNAKEFKLNPNAKSFVPSQTPVRPPTPVSDGSFYFPPNVSTVPNMPGMPMSIGVGPTFTGPQHMIYNPQVAQMPSQPYFHPNGPQYGQLIGHPRQVLYMPSYLPPEMPYKGRDY, via the exons ATGAATTTGCAACAAGCTGGGCAGCCTAAATCTTCTAATGGATATGGGCGTCGAAAATCTGAAAGAGAAGGGGCAACAAAGTCAGAGAATAAAATCCCATCTGGAAAATTAAATTCCGCCAGATTAGCAAGTACAG GTGCTGTGACTGGCTGTAAAGGTGGTGGCTATGAGAGTCCTTCACATGATCGTCTAGTATATGTAACAACATGTCTTATTGGGCACCAGGTGGAAGTTCAGGTGAAAAATGGGTCAATGTACTCTGGAATATTTCATGCAACAAACGCTGACAATGATTTTG gaattgttttgaaaatggctCGCTTAATTAAGGATGGTTCTTTAAAAGGGCAGAAGTCTAGTGCCGAACCTGTCAGCAAGGCTCCTTCTAAGATCTTAATTATACCTGCCAAAGAACTTGTACAAGTTATAGCAAAG GGTGTTGCCGTTACTAGGGATGGCCTACCTAGTGAATTGCACCATGATATGCATCAGGAAATCATGGTAGATTCGTTAATATCTCATTCTCGACATGTTGAGTTAGGGAGAGAATTGAAACCCTGGGTACCTGATGAAGATGTTCCACAATGCCCAGAACTGGAAAATACCTTTGATGGTCCTTGGAATAG GGGATGGGATCAGTTTGAAACAAATGAGGCCTTGTTTGGTGTAAAAAGCACATTCAATGAGGAACTATATACAACAAAGCTTGAAAAGGGGCCTCGGACAAGAGAACTGGAAAAACAAGCCTTAAGAATAGCAAGAGAAATTGAGGGTGAGGAAACCCAAGATCTGCATCTTGCGGAG GAAAGAGGACTTCACTTTCATGAAAACTTTGATATTGATGAAGAAACTAGATTCTCTTCAGTCGCTAGGGGTAAAGGTGTTGATGATAGCGGATATGATGAAAATGAGGACATACTGTCTGATTCACTCAATTCTGAAACCTTTGGTGGTATACTTGGCTCAGTAGGTAAGGGACCTGGTGAAATAACTGGTGGAAAAGGGAATGATGGAGCACTAGCAAATTCGTCCTCTTTG GATCTTCCACAGTCATCTCAATCAAGCACTGGTGTGGATTTAAGCCGCTCTGGTTCTTATGATCATGCCAAGCAATTGGCATCGGAACTCCCTACTAAAATCTACTCATCTTCAGACGAGGAAAACAg GATTCAGGATCATTTGGCCAGTGATCTACATAGATCCAGTGGTAATAACAAGGAAGAAAATCAGAAA CAATCTGAGGATGTTCAACTGTCAAAATCTGAAG CAATTTCAGGTGCAGATTTACATGCATCACTCCACTCAAAGAAAGATGGCTCTGATAAAGGGGTATTATCTTCTAATGTCACCTCTTATACCGCTTCATCTCATGTTCCATCAAAGACTCACGAAAAGACTGGCTCACCTGGGGATTTGACTCAGCGTTCACTTGCTGGAAAAATTAATGGGGAAGCAAAGTTTGTAAGTCCACGTGGGACATCATCTGCTTCAGATTCTGTGGGAGGTGTGGCAGCATCCTCTGGTCTTGGTTTGTCTCCAAGTTCATCTGTTGGTTCATTGTCTTCTGAAAAATCAACTCTTAATCCCAATGCCAAG GAATTCAAGCTCAATCCTAATGCAAAGAGTTTTGTTCCCTCTCAAACACCTGTTCGGCCTCCTACCCCCGTGTCCGATGGTTCCTTTTATTTTCCACCCAATGTATCTACTGTACCAAATATGCCAGGCATGCCCATGAGTATTGGA GTTGGACCTACTTTTACTGGGCCACAACACATGATATATAATCCGCAGGTAGCGCAAATGCCATCTCAACCATATTTTCATCCAAATGGCCCACAG TATGGTCAGCTTATTGGTCATCCTAGGCAGGTTTTATACATGCCGAGTTACCTACCTCCT GAAATGCCATACAAGGGACGAGATTATTGA
- the LOC107613794 gene encoding nuclear transcription factor Y subunit A-8 isoform X1 translates to MKCMCEKDSALCSVHATPAYVLGCSSSWGNSPESDVVQQSSMSDKLNLNMGVVLPQQCHKSRPLNLQFQEQDSSSTLSTNQSGQISIQHSNSSACSSSLSRNMEKTAGNQISSSMGILDFSFPPSELDRGQSTAPIAFHCAYPCYGGILAAAYGQHSKVIGSEAVRIPLPLDLREEPIYVNSKQYHAILRRRQYRAKLEAHNKLIRDRKPYLHESRHLHALKRARGAGGRFLNTKNLDQSKVTSTTTTSYQAYIGRDIQDYTADTGGAASHRRLSVLM, encoded by the exons ATGAAGTGTATGTGTGAAAAAGACTCTGCTCTATGTTCTGTTCATGCAACACCAGCCTATGTTCTTGGATGCTCATCATCATGGGGTAATTCTCCTGAATCTGATGTTGTCCAACAATCATCCATGTCTGATAAATTGAACTTAAACATGGGTGTTGTTCTGCCACAACAATGTCACAAGAGTAGGCCACTAAATCTCCAATTTCAAGAGCAGGATTCATCTTCAACTCTTTCCACCAATCAATCTG GTCAAATTTCTATCCAGCATAGCAATTCTTCAGCTTGTTCATCATCACTTAGCAGAAATATGGAGAAGACTGCTGGAAATCAAATCAGTTCTTCAATGGGGATTCTTGATTTTTCCTTCCCTCCTTCGGAACTCGATCGCGGCCAATCAACT GCTCCAATTGCATTTCATTGTGCATATCCATGCTATGGTGGCATACTAGCTGCTGCATATGGCCAACACTCTAAG GTAATTGGAAGTGAAGCAGTTCGGATTCCTCTGCCACTTGATCTGAGAGAagaacctatatatgtgaattcAAAGCAGTATCATGCTATATTGAGACGTAGACAGTACCGAGCTAAACTCGAAGCACATAACAAACTCATCAGAGATCGCAAA CCTTATCTTCACGAGTCTCGCCATCTACATGCACTGAAGAGAGCTAGAGGTGCTGGTGGACGCTTTCTCAACACTAAGAACCTCGACCAATCAAAGGTTACTTCTACCACCACCACTTCCTACCAGGCTTACATTGGAAGGGATATCCAGGACTATACGGCAGATACCGGTGGCGCCGCCAGTCACCGCCGTCTGTCTGTTCTTATGTGA
- the LOC107612904 gene encoding solute carrier family 25 member 44 produces MNLGAAKEESTPEVHVPADIDWQKLDKSKFFFLGAALFSGVSAALYPVVVLKTRQQVAQSQVPCIKTAFSVISHEGFRALYRGFGTSLMGTIPARAMYMAALEITKSNVGTATVRFGIAEPTAATIANAVAGLSAAMAAQLVWTPVDVVSQRLMVQDGSNARQYANGIDAFRKILRTDGPRGLYRGFGISILTYAPSNAVWWASYSVAQRMVWGGVGYYLCSNKKDDGETTNELRPDSKTVMAVQGVSAAMAGGMSALITMPLDTIKTRLQVLDGDENGNGRRVPTVVQTVRNLVKEGGWMACYRGLGPRWASMSLSATTMITTYEFLKRLSTKNQDVLT; encoded by the coding sequence ATGAACTTGGGTGCTGCCAAGGAAGAATCGACACCAGAGGTTCATGTCCCAGCCGATATTGATTGGCAGAAGCTCGATAAATCCAAGTTCTTCTTCCTCGGCGCAGCACTTTTCTCTGGGGTTTCAGCAGCACTGTACCCCGTTGTGGTATTGAAAACGAGGCAGCAAGTTGCTCAGTCCCAAGTTCCTTGCATCAAGACTGCATTTTCAGTGATTAGCCATGAGGGTTTTCGAGCATTGTATAGAGGGTTTGGTACCTCTTTGATGGGAACAATCCCTGCTAGAGCCATGTACATGGCTGCTTTAGAGATCACTAAGAGTAATGTAGGCACTGCCACTGTTAGGTTTGGGATAGCTGAGCCGACTGCGGCCACGATTGCCAATGCGGTGGCCGGACTGAGTGCAGCCATGGCAGCTCAGCTTGTGTGGACCCCGGTCGACGTAGTGAGCCAGAGGCTAATGGTTCAAGATGGTTCCAATGCAAGACAATATGCCAATGGGATTGATGCATTCAGGAAGATTCTCAGAACAGATGGTCCTAGAGGGTTGTACAGAGGTTTTGGGATATCAATTTTGACATATGCACCTTCAAATGCTGTTTGGTGGGCTTCATATTCTGTTGCACAGAGAATGGTTTGGGGTGGTGTTGGATACTACTTGTGCAGCAataagaaggatgatggtgagACAACAAATGAACTGAGGCCGGATTCGAAGACAGTAATGGCAGTTCAGGGAGTCAGTGCAGCAATGGCTGGTGGCATGTCCGCATTAATCACCATGCCATTGGATACAATTAAGACAAGGCTGCAGGTCTTGGATGGTGATGAGAATGGGAATGGGCGTAGAGTACCAACGGTTGTTCAGACAGTGAGGAATTTAGTTAAGGAAGGTGGTTGGATGGCATGTTACAGAGGTTTGGGACCAAGATGGGCTTCAATGTCTTTGTCTGCAACAACAATGATCACTACTTATGAGTTCCTTAAACGACTTTCTACAAAGAATCAGGATGTTTTGACATGA